The following nucleotide sequence is from Ochotona princeps isolate mOchPri1 chromosome 24, mOchPri1.hap1, whole genome shotgun sequence.
AGGGGCAAAGTGGTCTCTGCCTGCTTCCTGTCCCGCGAGCCAGCCCCACGCAGCTGTAACCTGACGCATGCTCAGCTCTCCTCAGGCCTGGGTTGAGAGGGCTGGGCACCAACATCTCCCTCTGCGGCCCCTCCCCAGCGCCTGCGAGGTGGAGTTCGTGTTCTCCAAGGGCACAGAGGCCCCAAGCCGGAGAGTAGACGGGCTGGCCTTCGTGAATGAAGATGTTGTGGGTGAGTGGGGCTGGGTGCGTGCCTCCGGGGTGGGGGGGCTGGCTTGTGGGGCCAGCCAGCCCGGGCACGCCTGTCCTTCCTCACAGTCTCCAAGGGGAACAGCCTGGGCACCATCTGCCTGTGGAGTTGGAGCCAGACGTGGAGTGCCAGGGGCAGCCGCTCCGCAGTGCCCGTGGTGGTCCTGGCCTGGCTGCAGTGGTCTTCCACCAACCTGGCCTACTTCTCACTCAGCACCTGCCCAGGTGAGCCTGCCCCGCCCCTTTCCTGGCTGGGTGCTCTGCTCTGGCCTCGCTGACGTGCCCTGTGTCCCTGCAGAgaaagggctggtgttgtgtgggGACGAGGAGGGCAGTGTGTGGCTCTATGACATCAGGCACCTCCTGAAGCAGCCGCCCGCACAGCCAGCAGCCCCGCAAGCCCCAAGCCAGGTACAGTGCAGCCGCCCCTCCACGGGCCcgggctgggaggaggggacaCCACAGTGCACTCGGCCCCGTCTCTCCCTGCCAGATCCTCAagtggccccagccctgggcgCTGGGCCAGGCAGTGAGCAAGACCATGGTGAATGCAGTGGTGGCCGACCCCACCTTCAGCTACCTCACAGCTCTGACGGACTCcaacattgtggccatctggaggagGTGCTAGTCTCCACAGCGCACCAGCCACAGCCACGCGACCTAACTTATTGAGCATTTGGGCAAACTAGAGGGTCTTTTTATGcctatttttgttattaaattcTTCCCTGTGGAGAGGCCTGAGGGAGCTGTGTAGCTCTGTGCGCCCCAATCCTCAGTGATACTCTGAGCCACTAGGCTTCCCAACAGCCCCCGCGATGGTCTTGGCCACAGCTGGAGTGGCTGAACTGCTCACTGCCCAGAGCATCACCACTGAACCCACACCGTGTATTCCTGCCACACTTTATTTAGAAAGGTGAGACAGAACCTATGTACGAAGCACTTGAAAGCCAAGCAAGGGGCTCACCGGACAGGGGCATGGGTGCCACGGCTCGCCCCATGGCCGGAGAAGGACAGAATCCAAGTGCAAGCAGGACCAGGGCGCCCCGAAGCCCCTTCTGGCTGCTATTCAATGCCTTCCTGTTTGTCTTTGATGGCCACCTGTGGGGAGAAAGCAGGCACAGTCAGCCAGGGGACTGGCCAATGACACCTTGCAGGATAGAGTGGGGCCGACAtggctgctgcccacatgggggcTGGAGTGCTGTGGGTCTGCGTACCTGCAGCTGCCCAAGGCACCTGCCACGCAGGCGTGCCCCACCCAGGcccagacaggagcctggaggcagcagacTGCTGAGCAGCATCACAGGGTGGGCCGGCGCAATCGCCCAACCCTGGGGTACACTtccctggcctggctgggccttGTTCTCACCCGGAAGCGCTCCTCCAGCAGGGAGAGCTCGCTGATGAGGTCGGTGACAGCGTTAGTGAAGGCCTCCTGCGGGCTGTAGTCGGGCGTGGTCTGCACGCGGATGATGATCTTGTGCTCCAGTGGGTGGGGGACCTTGTAGCCGGCGAACAGCACCTGTGGGTCCTTCAGCAGCTGCCTGAGATGCGGGAGGATGTGCTGAGGGGGTGGCATTGGGGCACCCTGGCAGTCTCTGGGCAGCCCACAGCACAGCCAGCTCCTGCACTGCTGGGTCTGAGTGCCACATTTAGTCACAGGTGCACACACTCCCTGCCCCACACACCCAGTCAAGGTGAGCAGCTCCAGGGAGGTCCTGCCCCGCACAGGCCCAGGTCACGGGCAGCACCGGGGCCTAGACTGGCCACTGACTCAGCCTGGGATGGGCAGGGGCTCCTGGAGGCTGCACTGCTGCCCTTAGCTTCACTGAGGGCTGGCACAGGCTCCAGCTGACAAGTCCTGTGTGCAGGGCTCAAGTCTGTAGGCTGGCCAGAGCAGCAGCgacagcctggcctgcctgctgGACCAAGGCTTAGCAGGGCCACCAACACTCTGCCCAGGGACTTTGCACGCCCATCCAaagcctctgcctcctccttccgCATTCTGTGAACAAGAGATCCTCTCACATACAACTGCAGTGCCAGGGCCAGTGTGACATGTAgcaggcatctcacatgggcgctggttcatgtccttgcttccccacgtcccacccagctccctccttgtggcctaggaaagcaacagaggatggcccaaagccttgggaccctgcacccacaacaggagacccggaagaagctcctggatctccatcagctcagctccggccactgtggccatttagggagcaagcagacagatctttcctctgtaaatatgcctttccagggcccggcggcacagcctagcggctaaagtcctcgccttgaatgcaccgggatcccatatggacgccggttctaatcctggcagccccacttcccatccagctccctgcttgtggcctgggaaagcagtcgaggacagcccaaagctttgggaccctgcacccgcatgggagacccggaagaggttccaggttcctggcttcagatcggcgcagcaccagccgttgcgctcatttggggagtgaatcatcggacggaagatcttcctctctgtctctcctctatgtatatctgactttgtaataaaaataagtaaatctttaaaaaaagaaaaaaaaatatatatatgcctttccaataaaggtaaaatCTCCAGTGTCACACAGTGGGGTTGGATGAGGGGGCGGGCCATCCTGGCCTAGGCTGCATTCTGTGGTTCCTCACGAAAGGGTCGGTGTTGTGATCACCCTGGTAGGAACTCGATAAGaagacccaggccctgctggtgAGGCCTCCACAGCAGCCAGACAGGTCCCCATGAGGGACCCTGCTGGTCAACGGGCCACTTGTCGGCTGACAGCCGTGACCATGGACACCTGGACAGAAGGAGCCACCCCCTGTAGGGTCACCCGTGTCGCGACGTCCTGCCCACTGGGCAGACAGCCCAGCACTTACGACTTGATGATGTTCCCCAGCGTGTGGTCCTCCTTATTGATGGTGAAAAGGCAGGCGTTGGGGACCTTGGTGTCCTTGTTGATGGTGATCCTGGGGGTGAGGGGGTGATGCTGAGGGGCAGgtgcagcccccagccctcctgcagACCCTCTGCATCCAGGAGCACCACACCCCTCAAGGCAGCCTCCATCCCATCCCTGCCCTGGGTTTCTCAACATGGCTTTAGCCCTGAAAATccttttcttttaggaaaaaagGTTCTTGACACATTTTGACAGTTTTAAGTTTTGTGtgctttcatttacttaaaagctGAAATGGAGGGCCCAGAACAGCATGgaggcctagtgcctaaatcctcgccCTGTTTGCATTCtgcgatcccatgtgggcactggttcacattctgggtgctgcttcccattcagctccctgcctatggcctgggaaagcagtcgtagatggcgcaaagccttgggaccttgcacctgcatggaataAACTCCTAATTCCTGatttcaaaccagcccagctgcagccactcggggactgaaccagcagatggaatttatctctctggctctcctctctgtaagtgtttccaataaaaataaaacactcgCAGCTGCAGGTCTCAGGACTGGCTCTGCCacacagtggcctgagctgtcGCCAGCAGCGTTGACATCCcggccactttccatccagctccctttgcaGCCCGCGCAGGGACAGCGGCAGCAGGCGGCCCCAAGCGCTGGAGCCCCTGCgccccacgagggagacctggctcctggcgcgGCCCCGgcccgttggggccacttggggagtgaaccccacGGCAGGAGGCAGATCCCTCTAACTACGCCACACCTCCCGCTCGCAAGTGCACGGCATCCCCGAAAAAGTGGCATTTCCCCCCTGACCTTCTCCGACACCCTTCCCGAAGCTTCTCAAACCTCCTTCCCTGCCAGCACCGGGCACCTGCTCCCCCTAACTCCTGACTGCCGGCCACGAGCCCATCCTTCCCCTCGGCTCGGCCGACTCTTCCTGCCCCGCTGCAAGGCCGCTCGGACTCCCGCACGCCCCGTCCGTGCACGCCGCGCGCACACGGCCTCCCGCCGCCCCCGGGCAGCCCCCGCTTACTTCTTCTCCCCCTCAAAGAGCAAGAAGGACTCGAAGGCCGGAGGGGCGTTCATCCTTCCGCCGCAGCCCCCTACACGACCActtccgccgccgccgcctccagaCGCGACAACGCAACCGCTTCCGGGTCACgccgccgccaggcccagcagcgTCAGGACCG
It contains:
- the POLR2J gene encoding DNA-directed RNA polymerase II subunit RPB11-a, which codes for MNAPPAFESFLLFEGEKKITINKDTKVPNACLFTINKEDHTLGNIIKSQLLKDPQVLFAGYKVPHPLEHKIIIRVQTTPDYSPQEAFTNAVTDLISELSLLEERFRVAIKDKQEGIE